The genomic window GAGAGTATCACAAATGCAATGTTACTTTTTGTCACTCCACTTTTGCAGAATATCATACTCCTACTATTTTAAGTCTTTTTTGGAATCAGTTTTGAACTCACTCTACCATATTATTTATAAGGCTTCTTGTTAGTCACCATAGGTTTTTATCTTCATTATCTTTTATTGATACCAGTATTTGTCATTCTTTTTCTTCAATAGTTACTCTTTCTGAAAAAGAATTTGATAACTCTCATTTTTGTCATTTTACTGACACATTATTTCAATCTATTTTTACTTCTACTCACTCAGGAATATTTATAGGAAGTTTTCCGATTCTTGACATTTGTATAGATTACAAAATTAAATATTAGTAAATTTCAGCGATAAGCTCTCATCAAACATTCATTTCTTTTGCTTGATTATTTGTTAGTATTCATTTACTTGTAGACAAAATTCAAATTCACTTTCAACCAGCTACTTTTCATATCATATCTACTGACACATACCAACGTCTAGATGGCTTGGAATGAAATTTTACAACTGGTATATCTTTAACAGGATCTTTTACCTCAAATAGAGTTATCTCTATGAAAGCTTTTTTTCAGTCTTCTACAACTTTATAATCCTCCACAAAATTATTTTCTTTTAGTAGTTTTAAGATATTTTCTTTCATTTTTGAGTAAATCACTCATTTTATTGACTTTTTTCTTGCCATGTATGCATTTTTAATTCTTATCAACAAATCATGCACTGGAGAATTCACAATATTCATATTTATTTTTTAATATTCTAAATAAAACAAATTTTACCAACTTGATTTTTTAACTCACATAATCATACCCGCTCTTGCATATTTTCTGAAACATATTCTACAAACTCAAAACTCTCTCATATATCACCTTGTTCTACCACAACATTTACACCTGTTGTAATATTTTGTAGGCTTTTTCATTTTTTTTCACTCTCTTATACATTTTTCTCTAAGTTTATCAAGCTTTTCTTGCTTAACAATCAAGGACTTTCTTGCCATAATAATGTATTACTAATTAAATTATTTTTTTTCAGCAAATATTATTCACAATGATTTCAAAAGCTTTTTTGCTTCCTCATCTGATGTTGTCGTTGTAGTAATATTTACTTGTATACCATGCTGAGTTATTATCTCTTCTGGTGATAATTCTGGGAACACAGTCTGATTTTTAAATCATATATTATAATTTCCTCTTCAATCAAACTTCTTTGATGATATTCACTCAAAATCTCTTACTCTTGGAAGAACCAATTTATTAAGCCTATCTATGAAGTCATAAGCTTTTTGTCTTCTCAAAGTAGTTTTTAGCATTACTGGCATTCACTCTCTTAACTTAAATGTAGATACTGACTTCTTTGCATTTACAACAGTAGGCTTTTGTCATGTTATTTTTTTCAGATTATCTATCAAATCAGAAAAATCCTTTACTCACTTTTTTGTCACCAATGTTCAAATTCACATTGATACTACCACTTTTTCTATTCTAGGTATTGCTAAAATGTTTGATTTTCACATATCTTTTTGCAAGTCGTATGATATTTTTTCTTTGAATTCTTTGTAAAGATTCATTCTAAACGAATTTAAATTTTAAATTAACATCACTATATCTGCTCTTGTGTTTTTTTACAAATTCTAACTTTTTTCCCATCTTTTTCTTGGAACCCTACTTTAGTAGGTTTTTGTAGTTTTTCTGAGTAAATAGCTACATTGGAAATGTGTATTGGCATAGTTTTATCCATGAATCACTGTTTTTTTACAGCTTTTTTTCTTACATTTACTCACTTTACATATACTTTGTCATTTTCTACTTTTTCTACTACCGACACAGATCATTTATAACTACCTGCTATTACTTGCACTTTATCACCTGTTTTAATCTTTTTCATAATGATAAATTATTTTGTAAAATTATATTATTTCTTCTGCCATGTTGGCTACTGTTTTATATCATTTTGATCTTAGTTCTTTTGCAACAGGTCAAAAGATTCTTTTCCCTCTAGGAGCTCAATCTTTTCCTACCAATGCAACAGCGTTATCCCCAAATCTTATGTATGAACCATCTGGTCTTTTTACCTCTTTTCTAGTCCTTACAACAACAGCATGAGCTACTTCTCACTTTGAAGCTTGTCAACCAGGAACAGCAGATTTTATTGCTATTACCACTTTATCTCCAACTGTTGCGTAAGTAGGAAATGATCACTTCAAAACTCTTATTACTCTCCCTGATTTTGCTCAAGTATTGTCAATTACTTTTACTTGTGATTCTTGTTGGATCATCGTTATTTTTTATAAAAAAACTAAATTTCTTGTTTTTCAACTACTTCTACTAGTTGCCATCTTTTTAATTTACTTATTGGCCTACTTTCTCTAATTTTTACCAAAGATCATTTTGTTGCCTCGTTATTTTGATCATGGGCATGATATTTCTTTTTGGAAATATATCTTTTTCTATACAAAGGATGTACTTTTGCGGTTTCTACTTCTACTACTATAGATTTATCCATTTTATCACTTACCACTCTTCATACAAACTCCTTTATATTTTTCCCTCATATAATAGCCATAGTTATTTGTTCAGTTTATGATGTAAAGCAGTGTTTACTCTTGCTATATTTCTTCTTGTCTGCTTAATTTTGTGGGTTTGTGTCAATCACCTCATAGAGTTTTTTATTCTTAGATCAAAAAGCTCTTTTTTCAGCTTGTTTCTTTGAGCTACTAGCTCTTTTACATTTTTTTGCATTATTTCGTTCATTTTTAGCTTACTCATGGTAGCAAATTTTTAAAAATTAAAGGTCTAATTAGACTCAGTTATCTTACCTCTCACTTTTCTACAACTCTTGTGGAAATTGGCAATTTATAAGAAGCCTGTTTCAAAGCTTCATCTGCCACTTTTCTACTTACTCAATTAATCTCAAATAGTATTCTTCATCTTTTAACTCTCACTACATATTTTTCCAAATCTCATTTACCTTTACCCATTGGCATTTCAAGTCACTTCTTGGTATAAGGCATATCTGGGAATACTCTAATCCAGATTTTTCAAACTTTTCTTGTGTATCTTACTATCACTTTTCTTGCTGCTTCAATTTGTCTGTTTGTTAGATAATTATTTGAAGTTGCTTTCATTCAAAAATCTCCAAAAGATACATAATCTCATCTGTGGCTTGCTCATTTTATCCTTCATCTATGTACTTTTCTATGTTTCCATTTTTTTGGCATCAATAAAGACATTATTTTTTTCTATAACGAAGTAAATTTATCTTCTACTTTTAGATTTTTTATACACATCTCCCTTATATACCCAAACTTTTACTCACAAAACTCAGTATTTTGTTACAGCAGTTGTATAATAATAATCTATATCTGCTCTAATAGTTTGCAAAGGAACTCTTCAGTCAATAAATGTTTCTCATCTTGCTATATCAGCTCATCAAAGTCTTCCTGATATATACAACTTTACTCACTTTGCTCATTTATCCATAACCCTTTGGATTATTCATTTTCATACTCTTCTAAATGGCATTCTTTTTTCTAACTGTTCTGCAGCTAACTCTGCCATCACTTTTGCTGATAACTCTGGAGTTTTTATTTCTTTCACATTTACTTTGAACTCTTTTCAAAACTTTTTCTTTAGTTTTGACTGAAATTCATTCAATTTTGCTCATTGCTTTCAAATTATCAAAGCCGGCTTGGCTGTGAATATTATTACTTCTCCATCATTTTCAGTCTTTTTTACTACTACTTTTCATACTCCACTTCTTGGATAGAAACTCTCTACAAAATCCATTATTTTAACGTCTTCTACAAAAAACTTTGCACTTTGAGACTTAGTTTTTGCTATCCATTCTGTAGGCCATCACTTAGTTATTCCTGCCCTGAAACCTCTTGGGTCTATTTTTTGTCACATTAACTTTGCTTAGTATCTAAAACAACTCTCACAAATGATCTATGTTTAATGTATGGATGAACTCTTGATCTTGAAGCAAACTTTATTCTCTTTATTTTCATCCCTCTTCATACATCTATTGTAGAAATATATAAGCTAGAAGGATCATATCATCCATTATTTTTAGCATTTGCTACAGCAGAGTTTATTACTTTCAACAAAATTCCAGCTCATTTCTTTGGCGTGTATTTTAGCATATTTTGAGCCTGTTGTACACTTTTTCATCTTACCATTTTTGCAACTAGATTCATTTTTTTATCTGATGTTGTAGCATATCTTAATGTACAAGTTAGATTTTTATTCATCGGTATTTTTTACAATTTATAAATGTCCTTCTTAAATGGTTTTCTTAAAACGGATGTCATCTAAAAGTTCTTGTAAGAGAGAACTCACCAAATCTATGACCTATCATCTCTTCTGTTACATATACACTCACAAACTGCTTTCAATTGTGCACTGCAAAAGTAAATCAAACCATCTCTGGGGATATTTGAGAAGCCCTATCCCATACTTTTAAAACTTTCTTCTCTCAAGTTTCTTTCATTTTGTTTACCTTCCCCAACAATCTTTGATTTATATAAAATCATTTTTTCAAAGATCTTGACATTATCTTATGTTTTAAGTATTAAATTAGTTTTTTGTTCTTCTAGAAACAATAAACTTATCAGACCACTTCTTCTTTTTTCTTGTTTTTTTGTACGGAGGTACTGGCCTTCAAGTAAAAGACTTTGGGTATTTAAGCGCTATATCTGTACCTCATTCTCAACCTCCGTGAGGGTGATCTACAGGGTTCATGGCTTTTCATCTAACTTTAGGCCTTCTTCACAACCATCTACTTCTTCATGCTTTTCATAGAACTATATTTTTATGCTCTTCTGTACTTACCTGACCTATTGTTGCCCAACAGTTTTCGTTAAACTTTCTGATTTCTCATGAAGCTAATTTTACAAAAACTGTTTTTGCATGCTCATCTTTACCAATTATTGTAGCATAATTTCATGCTGATCTTACCAATTTTCATTTTGTATAAGGAGTATACTCTAGATTAAAGACACTGAAACCTTCCGGTATATTTTTCAATTGCTTTCTATTTCATTCCTTATAAACTGGCTTGTTTGAATTCATTACCTCATCACCTACTTCCACTCATTTCCACGCTATATTATATCTTTTTTCTCAGTCAGAGTAAGCTACAAGCGCTATTCTTGCTGCTCTATAGGGATCATATTCTATTGCTTCTACCTTTCCTGGTACATCTAATTTGTCATACCCCTTAAAATCTATAATTCTATATAGTTTTTTATGACCTCCTCATCTAAATCTAACTGTAGTTCTTCAATACTGATTTCTTCATCACTTTGAACCTATAAATTTTACCAATTTTTTTTCTGGTCTCTTTTTTGTTATTTTTGAGAAATCATAACCAGTCATGTAACGTCTTGATGGAGTATACGGTTTGTATGTCTTTATATTCATCATTTAAGACTTAATGTTTTAAAACTTATGTCAACATATCTAATTTATCTCAATCTTTAAGAGTTATTATAGCTTTTTTATATGCTCTTCTTACTAAAGATCTTCTTGCTCTACCTTTATAAGGCACATTTACAATGTTTACTGATTTTGGTGTTATTCAATATATATACTCTATAGATTTTTTAACATCTACTTTGTTTGCATCCTTATGAACCTTGAAGTAGTATTTATTTTGATTAGTTGTCTGATTATAAGACTTTTCTGTAAATATTGGCTTCAATAAAATATCATAAGGGCCGAACTTTTCCATCGCTTTTGTGGATTGAGATGACCTAGCTCTCTTTCTAAGCTTTTCCTTGAATGTCATAATTCACTTTTAAGTATTTAAATTATCTTCCATTTTCCAAACTATCTAAAGACTCTGACAAAAACAATACATTTTTGTAGGTTATTACATCATAAGGATTTAGATAGTCTACCAAACAGTACTTAACTCAACTAATATTCCTAAAGGATTTTTGCAAAACTTCATTTTTCTTTGGTATTACAAACAATGTTTTTTGTCAACTTAACTTTAAATTTTCCAACACTTTTTCAGCATTTTTAGTTTTTATATCCTCATATGGATATTTATTCAAACATAACAATTCTCATTGTTTTGCCTTCATACTTAATGCTCCATGCAATGCTTTTCTTTTTTGCTTTTTTGGCATTGCTTTCTTGTAGTTAACTTCATTTGTTGGTCAAAAAACAACTCACCCTTTTGTTCTTATTGGAGAAGCAGCATCTCATGCTCTTGCTCTTCATGTTCATTTTTGTCTATATAGCTTTTTTCCTGAAGCTTTTATATCTCATCTTGTTTTTGTACTTGCAATTGGTTTTCTTGCATTTGCTAACTGCATTACCACAAACTCGTGGATAATATTCTGATTAATATTTTCCTCACTAAAAATTTCTTCTGGTAGATCTCTTTCTTTTAGTTTTTTTCAGTCAGCATTTCTAACAACAACCTTGTATGACATTTATATGGTTATTAATCTAATAAATTACTTTGCTTTTACCAAATCATTATAAGCTCCTGGCACAGATCATTTAACTGCTACCAACGATTCTTCATCTAAAGCTATCTTATCCACCAAAGGCACATTTTTAAGCTTTATTGAATCTCTTCACATACGTCATGGAAGCTTTTTTCATTTTATCACTCTTCTTGGTTTCATTCATCCTACAGAACCCGGACTTCTATGAAAGTGAGAACCGTGAGTTTCAGGACCTCTACTAAATCAATGTCTTTTTATAGCTCCCTGAAATCATTTACCTTTAGACACTCAGTATATATTAACCGACTGTATATCTTCCAACACGCTCAAGTCTAAAAAGTCTCATACTTGATATGAATCCAAATCTTCTTCGTCTACTTTATATTCACAAATATGAGAATACTTTTCTTTTATTCATTTTTCCTTATCCAACTCTTTTTTTTCTGCACCAACAACCAATGCTGAATATCAATCAGAGTCTTTAGTTTTTTTTCTTATTATTTGTTGTGGAACCAGTCTTAATAATGTCACTGGCATTAACTTTTCATCCACCCACAACCTTGTCATTTCTTGCTTTCTAAACAACAATCCTAACTTAACCATCACCGAAAGTTAACTATTAAATATTAATATACTTTTACATCAACCGAAACTCCAACAGGAATCACTAGATTTTGCAAATACTCTACAGTCTTACTACCTGTTTTAGTAACATCTACTATTCTTGAATATGTTATTCTCTCAAACTGTTCTCTTGAATCTTTATACACAAAATGAGATTTTAACACAGTATAAACTTTTTTCTTTTTTGGAAGAGGTATTGGCCCCTTTACTTCTGCTCAAGACTTTGTTAGCAGTCACATTATTTTTCAAGATGCTGATTCCAAAGA from Candidatus Absconditicoccus praedator includes these protein-coding regions:
- the rplF gene encoding 50S ribosomal protein L6; protein product: MSRIGKLPINIPEGVEVKIDGNNVSVKGQKGELSNSFSERVTIEEKEGQILVSIKDNEDKNLWGLTRSLINNMVEGVQNGFQKRLKIVGVGYSAKVEGQKVTLHLGYSHPIDYNLPDGITASLDKDPKGAQILVISGIDKQLVGQVTSNIRFLRPPEPYKGKGIRYEGEAIKTKVGKTAKK
- a CDS encoding uS8 family ribosomal protein — translated: MNIVNSPVHDLLIRIKNAYMARKKSIKGVIYSKMKENILKLLKENNFVEDYKVVEDGKKAFIEITLFEVKDPVKDIPVVKFHSKPSRRWYVSVDMIGKVAGGKGIGILSTSKGILTNNQAKEMNVGGELIAEIY
- a CDS encoding type Z 30S ribosomal protein S14; protein product: MARKSLIVKQEKLDKLREKCIREGKKMKKPTKYYNRCKCCGRTRGYMREFGVCRICFRKYARAGMIMGVKKSSW
- the rplE gene encoding 50S ribosomal protein L5, yielding MNLYKEFKEKISYDLQKDMGKSNILAIPRIEKVVVSMGIGTLVTKKGVKDFSDLIDNLKKITGQKPTVVNAKKSVSTFKLREGMPVMLKTTLRRQKAYDFIDRLNKLVLPRVRDFEGISSKKFDGRGNYNIGFKNQTVFPELSPEEIITQHGIQVNITTTTTSDEEAKKLLKSLGIIFAEKK
- the rplX gene encoding 50S ribosomal protein L24 — translated: MKKIKTGDKVQVIAGSYKGSVSVVEKVENDKVYVKGVNVRKKAVKKQGFMDKTMPIHISNVAIYSEKLQKPTKVGFQEKDGKKVRICKKTQEQI
- the rplN gene encoding 50S ribosomal protein L14, encoding MIQQESQVKVIDNTGAKSGRVIRVLKGSFPTYATVGDKVVIAIKSAVPGGQASKGEVAHAVVVRTRKEVKRPDGSYIRFGDNAVALVGKDGAPRGKRIFGPVAKELRSKGYKTVANMAEEII
- the rpsQ gene encoding 30S ribosomal protein S17 is translated as MAIIGGKNIKEFVGRVVSDKMDKSIVVEVETAKVHPLYRKRYISKKKYHAHDQNNEATKGSLVKIRESRPISKLKRWQLVEVVEKQEI
- the rpmC gene encoding 50S ribosomal protein L29; protein product: MNEIMQKNVKELVAQRNKLKKELFDLRIKNSMRGLTQTHKIKQTRRNIARVNTALHHKLNK
- the rplP gene encoding 50S ribosomal protein L16, translated to MSLLMPKKWKHRKVHRGRIKGASHRGDYVSFGDFGMKATSNNYLTNRQIEAARKVIVRYTRKVGKIWIRVFPDMPYTKKGLEMPMGKGKGDLEKYVVRVKRGRILFEINGVSRKVADEALKQASYKLPISTRVVEKGEVR
- the rpsC gene encoding 30S ribosomal protein S3, whose protein sequence is MGQKIDPRGFRAGITKGWPTEWIAKTKSQSAKFFVEDVKIMDFVESFYPRSGVGKVVVKKTENDGEVIIFTAKPALIIGKQGAKLNEFQSKLKKKFGKEFKVNVKEIKTPELSAKVMAELAAEQLEKRMPFRRVGKGIIQRVMDKGAKGVKLYISGRLGGADIARGETFIDGRVPLQTIRADIDYYYTTAVTKYGVLGVKVWVYKGDVYKKSKSRR
- the rplV gene encoding 50S ribosomal protein L22 encodes the protein MNKNLTCTLRYATTSDKKMNLVAKMVRGKSVQQAQNMLKYTPKKGAGILLKVINSAVANAKNNGGYDPSSLYISTIDVGRGMKIKRIKFASRSRVHPYIKHRSFVRVVLDTKQS
- the rpsS gene encoding 30S ribosomal protein S19, encoding MSRSLKKGFYINQRLLGKVNKMKETGEKKVLKVWDRASQISPEMVGFTFAVHNGKQFVSVYVTEEMIGHRFGEFSLTRTFRGHPF
- the rplB gene encoding 50S ribosomal protein L2, which codes for MNIKTYKPYTPSRRYMTGYDFSKITKKRPEKKLVKFIGSKGGRNQYGRTTVRFRGGGHKKLYRIIDFKGYDKLDVPGKVEAIEYDPYRAARIALVAYSDGEKRYNIAWKGVEVGDEVMNSNKPVYKEGNRKQLKNIPEGFSVFNLEYTPYTKGKLVRSAGNYATIIGKDEHAKTVFVKLASGEIRKFNENCWATIGQVSTEEHKNIVLGKAGRSRWLGRRPKVRGKAMNPVDHPHGGGEGGTDIALKYPKSFTGRPVPPYKKTRKKKKWSDKFIVSRRTKN
- the rplW gene encoding 50S ribosomal protein L23, producing MTFKEKLRKRARSSQSTKAMEKFGPYDILLKPIFTEKSYNQTTNQNKYYFKVHKDANKVDVKKSIEYIYGITPKSVNIVNVPYKGRARRSLVRRAYKKAIITLKDGDKLDMLT
- the rplD gene encoding 50S ribosomal protein L4, whose amino-acid sequence is MSYKVVVRNADGKKLKERDLPEEIFSEENINQNIIHEFVVMQLANARKPIASTKTRGDIKASGKKLYRQKGTGRARAGDAASPIRTKGGVVFGPTNEVNYKKAMPKKQKRKALHGALSMKAKQGELLCLNKYPYEDIKTKNAEKVLENLKLSGQKTLFVIPKKNEVLQKSFRNISGVKYCLVDYLNPYDVITYKNVLFLSESLDSLENGR
- the rplC gene encoding 50S ribosomal protein L3, whose product is MVKLGLLFRKQEMTRLWVDEKLMPVTLLRLVPQQIIRKKTKDSDGYSALVVGAEKKELDKEKGIKEKYSHICEYKVDEEDLDSYQVGDFLDLSVLEDIQSVNIYGVSKGKGFQGAIKRHGFSRGPETHGSHFHRSPGSVGGMKPRRVIKGKKLPGRMGRDSIKLKNVPLVDKIALDEESLVAVKGSVPGAYNDLVKAK
- the rpsJ gene encoding 30S ribosomal protein S10, whose product is MAQNTKPKLRIKLKSYDLTSLESASGKIMGLLTKSGAEVKGPIPLPKKKKVYTVLKSHFVYKDSREQFERITYSRIVDVTKTGSKTVEYLQNLVIPVGVSVDVKVY